TCAACATAGTAACAAAACAGTTAAAATCAACCATTTCCGTAGACTTGAAACGGTAACTGACGCTAGGCACTGAGTAAAAGCCTCTGAAGAAATATCTAGATGAATAAATCATTTCAAAAAAGGTTTTATATGATCATATAAATTTAGATGATATAAACTGTCAATATTCCAAGGAATAAAGAAAGGCTAATAAGCATGTAATAAAAGAACAAAGCTATAAAAGGTTGAATATGAATTACTGTTATTTGTTGTTACCTCGATCATTGAAAGAGTTTGTTGCCATTAACCGGTACCAGTTCATCAGAAGAAACAATGCATccaatcaataaaccatgtatGGCGGGATGCTGTGTAGCCAAAGAACTGCGGATTTGACACACGCCCCTGACGAAGGTGGGTTCATATATTCTGTACATAACATAATCTGGAGTTTCACCAAACAACTACATAAGTCTAACATCACCTAAAAAGAATCAGAGAGAGTTGTTCTGGTTTACCTTCATGAATTCTCCATCTAGCTCCTTAGAAGCTCAGTTTACAGGACACCACGCCACACAGTAATGTGAAACATGCAAAGTCGTGCTGGATACCGCCGAGAAAGGAAATTTGCCAAAGAGCATTGAAAATACATTATAGGTTACAATTGTTCATTCTAATTGCACCAGTTACAGAACACAGAGATATTATAAGTTAAGTATAGGCTCTACCACCATCTGTGCAGCTTCAGAAGCTAGAACATGAATCAGTTTAGCGACTTCTGTAGGTTTAGTCTGCTTCCTCCGGTTTTCGATCAGAATCAGCCAGAACTTGACATGTAAATCACCAAACCAATCCAAATCAACGATTACTGAAAACATATGATGAAAAccctttgacaaaaaaaaacatataaaacttTTAGAAGGACGACATATTAAAACGCTAACCTGAGGTCGTAGACGTCACCAAGCCTTCGACTTGTGAATTTTTACTGGTAGCAAGACAATCTTCAGATCCGAAGTCTCAGCTCCCCGTCTTCAGACTCCAATCCAAGACttaaaacttaattttgatttttaatcgtcAGAAAAATGTTTACAAACCTAGAGCCATGAAAGCAATCATGTACAATTCAGATTCCAAAACAACACAAAACAGACAGaaaatatcaaaagaaaaagCGATTGATTACCGTAGATCTTGTTGGGAGCTTCGAGCTCGAGGAGATTAGGTTGTGGTGAATCatgtgaaataaatatatgtattaagaCGGCATATATAGGGTGATACACTGATATCCTGAGGGATTTGTATCATGGATATGAAAAATCGGAAAGGAAGAGGGACAGACAATATCGTTACAAAGAAAGCTATTGATGGATTTCATTTGAATAACAAATCCCTATATGCTTACTTAATGAGAAAGGGAAACGTTGAATCTCTCTGCTCTCAGATCGTGAAAGATGAAACGAAGAAGGCTAAGAACAAACAGAATGGGCTTACTGGGCTATTGACATCAACATTTctgctaaaaaaaaattgaagctcAACAACCCACATTCTTTGAATCGAATCGTGAATTACACGCGCCCCTAATTCTTTGCTCTCGAAACCTAACTAAGCGACTCCTCTACAATCGACGAATCCGTGACGGCGGAGACGTCGCCTGCTGCTTCCGGTAAAGGTGAACCATCTTCGCAAGTAATCTCTCTCATCTCCTTTTTCTGGCATGGATTTACCTGAGATTCCTCCATTTCGAAAGAAAGTTTTGTCGCCACAGTGTCATGACAGCGACGGTTCTGCTGCTCCTTCGTCGACCATGGCTCCTCCGCCACCTTGCTGTGACGACGTATTCTCTGGCGTTCCGACTGCAACACCCGGCCTTCCAACCGCGAATCTTCCTCACGAAGCTCCTCCAACCCTACCAGATACTCCTCCTGCAACGCTACCATTGGAAAGCCTACCAGATGTTCATCAACAAATTCAAGAGACCGTGGAACAGGAACTAGCACCATTTGTACCTTCTATGGGAGCGTGGTCAAAGCCTCTTGTTTTAAAGTTCCCTCCTCCGTCTACACCACCTGAGCCATCTACGCCTCGCAGCTATGATTTTCAGTTGGTACAGAgccagattgaaaatttttggCCTTCACTGGAGGAAGGTACCAACCTTAAGCAGAAGAAATCTTTGCTGAAAGGAGCTCCTCCCTCATTGCCGAATCTCCCTGTTTCAAAGTTGCCGCCTCCAGAGCTAAAAGAAGATGGCTCGCTTCGCTTTCCATGGGCCGCAAGGATGAACCCGGCTTCCAGAAACTTGTTTCGTGCTTCGAGACCAACTTTCAGACTTGATGGCACCCCTGAGATCATCATTCCAACTAAGGTACTTGAACTTGGTCCTGAGAACGTAGGAGAATATGTAATCGGGCAATTTCATCGCTGTTCTATTCCTTCTGGTGGTCTAACGCATGCTGTTGTTAACCGTCTGTGGGGTAGAAGTTGCAAAATTGTTAGTCGGAAATTAGGAGAATCATCCTATCTTTTCCATGTTCCCCACCAAGAGACAAGGAATTGGGTTATTCAACGAAGTGTTTGGCATGTAGATGATTGCTTAATGTTTGTGGCCCCTTGGAATCCAGTAGGTTCATTAAGAATCCCTGAAATCTCTACTGTCCCAGCTTGGGTGACTTTAAAAAATATCCCAACAAGTTGTTATTCCAGACTCGGGATTTCTCACATTGCTTCCGGTCTTGGTGAGCCTATGCTTACTCATAAGCCAAGGCTGGATCCGTTCAACATAGGAGAGGCTAAGATTTTAGTGGAAATTGAGCTTGACAagaattttcccaaaaaaattGCATTGGATGATAAGCTTGGTAACATTTTTGGTTGATGTGGTTTACTCTTGGATTCCATCAACTTGTGAAAGATGTGGGAGCTTAGGTCACAAAGCAAAAAGGTGCTTACTTAaagaagacaagttggttctcAATAATGAAAGTAAACAAGATCAGGAAGAGGTGGAGATTCCTGTGGTTGATATCAATCCTTTGTTGGTAAACACTGCATCAAGTAAAGAGACACCAGCGAGCAACATGCCTAAGGTGAGCACAGATATACTGCCAATTCAAACAGTAGCTAAATTTTCAACAGTGCTTCAGCCTCATCATTCTCCTTCCCAATCCGGAGGTTCAGAAACTTCCTCAGAACCTCAGGGAGCTACTTCTCCTCAGGATAGCTCCATTGCTTTCGAACACTTGTTTCCTAGTGCCAAGTCAACTTCAGCCTCTACACTAGCAGGTTCACCATCTGCTCACACTACTCCAGCCCAAGTTATGGACAATGTTCCATCTGCTATTATCAGTAATGAGGGTGCTACACCCTCAGGAAATGATCCAACAATCATGACCCCTCACTCAACCAAGTTTATCCAAGAGCATGGTAATATGGAAAGTGATTTCCATATTAATGAGCAAATGGATGAATATGGAAGTGTGTCAAGAGGGGGTAGGCTGCTCAAGCGTACACAAAGGTACCAAGAGATGGAATGGCATACCGTTCGTGGACGAGGAAACCGAGGTCGTAAGGGTCGAGGTTCCTAATCAAGCGCACAAGAAACCTTTTAAGTTTGGTTAAACTAAAGAGTTGTTCTAACTCATTGGGTTTCTATAGCTCTTTCAATGCTTACTTTATGTACTAAACTTTTTCAAACTATGTGACTTAACAAATCACATCTTGTACtttgttttttaattgaaagcctttttacaaaaaacaaCCCACAGCCCAGATGATGTGTCAAAAAGAGATCTCCTGATTGGTCAATTTTTTCATCCGACGTGGGATGCTTCAGAAGGCTTTATATTTAGCTTTTAGTATAGTTTAGATATCAATGTATTGGTAATTTATTAATTGTATCAGTAGCTCAGTTGGTCAAACTTTGGTAACACAATTCACTCAGGTTCAATACTACATGGCAGCCCATTTTATTTTTGGGCTTGCAGCCCTTGTTTTTATATAGATTTTCAGAACCCGGCCTGAGTAGAAATGTAAGAAAGCAGTTTAAGCTTTCTTTTTTGCTCAAACATATGATTGTTTTCCCATAAACGACAATATCTATAAAGCTGTCTTGttgaatattttcttaaattgttACTATTATATTTGGTTTTGATCACTCGTTTTGGCACAAGACTTTTGAGTATGTATACGTCATTTGATTTGTGTATATACATAAAGAACATGCTACGTCCAGGATTACAGTAAATTTCGAATTACTAAGCCATGATTACTATGCCTTTTgcatacatttttgttttctatttatttcTATGAAAATAAAGACTGACACTGGAAGAAATGAAGGAAAAGAACAAGTTATAATTCCATAAGCAACTAAAGATGCTTGCATCCTAAgaaacaaatcaacaatataGTGTTTCTTTCAGAtactgtaaaataaaataaaacgatAGCTTGGAACAAAAATAACAGCAGCCGGAAAAAGCAGGAGAAACACACGCAGAGATAAATGTCGGATCGATTTTCTTGTTGGGACCTAacaaacacacacagacacacgacatatagagagaagaaagagatcATTACATTAATGTATACATATAGGGTTTCTGCAAACAGTGTCTTGTCTGTCTCAATGTTCCACGGAAATAGATGTGAAATGTGACCCTTCAAacgtgtttgtgtgtgtgttggtGCAGACCCATCACTGATGCTATCTGGCCTCATCAATCAGCTACCTGAAAAATTAAGTtcgaaataatttttaaaactatcaAAACTGTTATTATCTAGTTGGATAGCACATTACCAGTGTCGAGTCTTGACTGGGAAGAAAGGTCAAGCCAAGAATCTGAACTGTTCTTGTTCTGTGTCCACTCTTCACCAAAGAAATGATGAAGGGACTTCTTCGTGTCCGATGaatctttctcttcctcttcttgattAAGATAATCTTGTCTCGATGTGTTTTCCAAGATAGTTCTTGTGGGTTTGTTGAACATGTCGGCGCCCAAAACAAaacattgttgttgttgtcgatGATCTTGgtcatgatgatgatgttgagatgatgatgagtatgtatgatgatgatcaaactTATGATCAGTAGTACAGTCGTACGGATTATCCACTACCGTTGCTAACGGTTGTTGGTGATGGTATGGAGAATCTTGAAAGCTTCTAGAAGCTTCTGGAAAAAAAGTTCTTTCCCCAACTCCAACTCTCTCCCCAATCCCTTGAAAATATCTAcaattaatcataattaaaaGTAGATTccacatagtatattttaatatcatgCCTTCCTTTTTCAAGAATTAAGAAAACTTAAATAATGAACAGTTgacatgaaaaaaaatgaaatgcaGAACCTGAAGTCTTTGTGGTCAGTTGCAGAGGCAAAGACATTGAGCTGAGGTGTAGATGTGTTTTGATGAAGTGACAAAGCAGAAACATGACTAAGAGtttgttgctgttgttgttgctgtttaGGTGGAGTTGAAGGGTAAGGATAATCAAAGGAATGATTATTGAAGTAACCTCTATTGTTACTACTACCAACACCAAACCTATTGCTGTTACTGTAAGCCTCAGCTAAaggggatgaagaagaagcagaataagtagtagtagtagtagtagtagtagtagtagtagtagtagaagAGGACAAGGTGGGGCTTGGGATGTTGTTGGGGAAAGAGAGAGATGGTGATGTTAAAGGAGCAGCTGTCTGACTCTGATCAATAGATTTTTTGGCACGGTTTCTTCCTCTGTGCATGTGTTTTTCACAGTACTTAGAATCTGGATGTGCTTCTCTTGAGCATCTCCATTTCTTACCATCTGTTCTCCTGCATCTCCCTGGTTCAGGATCTTGTTTTCTACCAAATCCCATCTGGTAGCATCCCCACCCAACTGCATTTTTCAATTAACCAAAACCCTAAAAGTTAATCATGATGCATGTTGTAAAGCTCTAGTTAAGACCTTAATGAAAGTTAATTATCTCATAATCACTACAAGCTTGTGAAAGTGGTCTTAGACAGAAACCCATACACTATAAGGCTGTAAACTTTAGAGGCATGAGAATCAACAAAAGATTGAAGCTTTATGCAAAGAGAAAAACAACCAGGAAATCAAGAAAGATTTAAAGAAACATATAATAGTTTGTTGAAATTGTAATTAAAGCTTAGGGCTTACGTGGTTGGTGAGGGAGGAGTCTAGAGACCAAGGAAGAGTCCAAGCTTCTTCTAATGGAGAAGATGAGGTCTGGTGGGACAGGAACGCCAGAGACCATGTACTTGTAAATTAAGGCTTGATGCTCCAGTTCTTGCCATTGAGTTGGTGTAAATGGAGGCCTCCCTATTGGTCTCCCACTACTTCCACTTAGGCTCATCATCTTTCGTGTTAGTTTCTTGCTTTCCTCAAAGGGCTATGTAGCAAAATCAAAGGAGGAGAAAAAGAAGAGACAAAGAGCTTTCTTGATAGATTCAGAGATTAGCTAGGGTTCTTGTGTTTAGGACAGAGACAGACAAGGAAGACCACTTTCTCTGTCCCTTTTTTCTCTCTTGTTTGATCTCTCTTTCACTCTCTAATTAAGCATATATTCCTCAGATGCAATTTGCATGAACATTAGCTAGCTTCGACCTTGTGAAAAGGCTAGCCCctcctttatatatatactctatTTTGTACTTAGGGAAGATCAAGTCATTTACAGAATATAGATTACTATACAATTACAGAAGATAAGTGATCAcattttattactataaaaaaataGGGGGTTTTTAGGGGGTGgggtattaatttatatttgttaacAATTAAACCAAAGAGTAATATCACCAAATATTCATAAACTAAAGTTTAAGAGAGGTATATAAACtgtgcaaagaaaaaaaaatgtcagaTGAGGGCAAGAGCTTTTAAGGAGATTTGCCATGTAGTGTAAAATCAAAACAACATTAAAATATCCAATATTGTAAATGTCAAAATAGATAGATAAAAATgtaaggaagaggaagaagagtgtGGTCCTATAAAGACTGGCAAATCTGAAGAGACTCAGGCCCAGTGTTTCTGTTGCTTCTTCTGCAGCACTTGATGCTTTTGTCTCTCTGATTACTCTTTCATCTACTCTCAAATTTCTTTCATCTCTTCTCAGTCTTCTTTAATATTACtctttttataaaactattacccataaaaaatgtatttgtaTTAGAAAAAGGTGCATTGATTTTTGGAATCTTTTTTTCTTCCGTTGGGCAGATGCCATTTTCAATATCAGCTGTACCCCAGCACTTCTTCATGGCCTAAAAATGAGTGCCACAGAGCCCTAGTTTATTAAATTTAGCGAGCCCTGATATTACTGTCTTAAGACAGGAAAATCAGATAGATGAAACAACTGAGATcatagatgtgttgaaaagagAATTGACGAATAATATTGATAGAAATGGGAATGAGCTTCTTTAATTTCTTCTTGTATCACTGCACAAATCTCTGACTGGCTTAGTAAAAGAAACGTAGCACTTGGTATATTCTTacaattttacattttcttacTAAAGTTTTAATAGGTTTTTCTTGGTGAGATAAAAGTATAGAAAGAAATGTAATGTGGGGTGGTTTCAAAATCTGGCAAAATGGTaaatgagaaagaaagaaaagggtgTTTAGATGAGAAATAGAGAGCAGGGAAGAGACCATTGGATAAAGAAGAGGGACTAGGTGTTTGTATGGCTGCTAGCTAGTGAAGTGAAAGTACttttgttctttaaaaaaaaagttattttttttattataaaatttcttCAACAAATGTATTGTAGAATAGGAATAATAAAGAAGAGAAATGCAGCATGTGAAGAATCAGAAATACTTCAGAGAGGGTTTGGGTTCATTAAGTGCAGAGAAAATAAAGAGTAAGACTGTTCACTAGTCTGTTTGTTTCTCTGTCTCTTTTCACATGCTATGTCCTTTTCTCTCCGTTTTTGAGGCCCCCTAGATCTTTCTTCTTACACACCTACAATCTACCATTCTTTACATACCTCACATACAATAAGTCTATACGTAATTCACACATGCGTATAAACTTGATACATGTTCATCAAAATTTagttttctaaaacattttttttgttttttttttgaaaaaagcattttttttgttgctaaagTTTATGAGGATTTGTTTCGATGACAAAAAATTTGATTGTTAACATTGATTTTCTTTTGATTAAATGATTCGCAACGTTGCTGTATCTTTGAGaacttttgataaaaatgaTTCGCAACGTTTCTGTATCGTAGAGAACTATGGAACATaaggaaatatttttgaaactgaaTGGTATAAAAGTTAAGtaagtttgatccaaaaaaaaagttagtgaaaaaataatttactaCAATTTGGAACGATGAAGATAGATTATTTTTTAAGTGGCGTAATTGTTAAATACAATTCGCGATTTGTATAGGGGAATTATAGATGAATGGCAATAAACCATCACACTATACACTTTTCAAGAATATATGCGTGCTGTTGTATGTAGTAGATACATAAGATGGTATCTAAATACATCGCTAAACATGTAGATAGATCTCCTCCCGGCTAACGCTTTTCCCTGCCTTTACTGCAGTGGTTGTGACTCTGGGAGTTACCCGAGATGCAATCGTTCAAGAAACTCATGAAACTGATGTGATGCGATTTCTAATGTTTACTTGTTGTGATTTGTATTTTCATTCTATCTTAGGTTTTATCTGTTTCATATTCCATTGGGCTCTTTGTAGCTAGCTTTGTTATACTCTCCTCTCCCTTCATGGAGCTTAAACTCTTctaaatttaatacaaattggtttgataaaagaaaaaatctacAGGGGGTTGTCAAAGTGACGATCGTGATGTGAATAAGGTAGATGAAGAAGGTGGAAAGACCTTTGAATCAAGAGATATTTCCATTTTAAAGCATAAGTTTCCATTCTagtcatttatatatatgcatcatcaaacatcatcttttcttttctttttttcttttcaaattgtttttattgTGTTATACTTTCaagaaactaaaatttaaaatcgaaagtgtatatatatccaTGGATATATATAGGTGATGACGGGTGGGTGAGGCGGATACTATAGGGCAAGAGaccaaccttcttctctccCTTTGACTCACTTTCATGACATAGACCCTATCTACcacagtgacaaaaaaaaagaccctATCTACCTACCACTCTTTTCATGCCTCTAGGGTTCTTTACGAGTTATTTATTTGCCTAATATAAAGCggaatataacattttttatctATACAATCACATAAATTCCAACGGTTTGCCGGAATACTAATCTCTCTCATAGTGAAATGCTTACCATATCTTTTGTAAACCTTTCTTGAAAGAATGTGAATAAGGTCGTTGTTTTCTTTGTTAACCagaattatttttctttcttagaATTTAGTCTTTAGACTATAACAATGTCCATTTGGAAAACGCTATTATGCGCTGTAATGATTAGTTAACTAGACCACTACTAGACTTTAATGATTCACATAAAACATTAGTAACCAAACGAATATATATTAGTAGTGACTAAACAATGCAACCCCATACAATTAAGTAATCAACCTTAAATCTTATAAGAGTAGCCACATCGATAACACCGTAAGTCATGTTATACGTAGGTTCAAGCTACATCTCTTTGTTAATGTCCAGGAGATGGCAGCAACAACATATGAAACAAATAATTAAGTCGAACTAAAACCGAACTAGTTAACATACGAGTAGTAAAACTGGAAACTCGATCCAAAATCCCACTTAAATCATCAGACTGAACCATGGCAAAGAAAAACGCTGCCAACATACAAAGAACCGCTGTaaccatattttttttacaaggaTCGCCATTACCATCCGGTTcctaaataaaaaagttaaaactaaCATTTCTTGCTAAGTTTTTCGAGTCtccagattaaaaaaaatcgatttatcATAGACTCGTATAGTCCTTTTGACTTTTGTTCAATCAAATAGTGACGAGTCAATACATTTTAACCAATCAGACAAATTGATTTGTTGAATTAATTATCTTAGTCAACCACTGAACCGATATAATCATATGTCATGTCCAAATCACAATGAACAACATACTCTTGTCCTCTTGTG
The Brassica napus cultivar Da-Ae chromosome A1, Da-Ae, whole genome shotgun sequence DNA segment above includes these coding regions:
- the LOC106381127 gene encoding growth-regulating factor 5-like isoform X2; translated protein: MMSLSGSSGRPIGRPPFTPTQWQELEHQALIYKYMVSGVPVPPDLIFSIRRSLDSSLVSRLLPHQPLGWGCYQMGFGRKQDPEPGRCRRTDGKKWRCSREAHPDSKYCEKHMHRGRNRAKKSIDQSQTAAPLTSPSLSFPNNIPSPTLSSSTTTTTTTTTTTTTYSASSSSPLAEAYSNSNRFGVGSSNNRGYFNNHSFDYPYPSTPPKQQQQQQQTLSHVSALSLHQNTSTPQLNVFASATDHKDFRYFQGIGERVGVGERTFFPEASRSFQDSPYHHQQPLATVVDNPYDCTTDHKFDHHHTYSSSSQHHHHDQDHRQQQQCFVLGADMFNKPTRTILENTSRQDYLNQEEEEKDSSDTKKSLHHFFGEEWTQNKNSSDSWLDLSSQSRLDTAD
- the LOC106381127 gene encoding growth-regulating factor 5-like isoform X1; translation: MMSLSGSSGRPIGRPPFTPTQWQELEHQALIYKYMVSGVPVPPDLIFSIRRSLDSSLVSRLLPHQPLGWGCYQMGFGRKQDPEPGRCRRTDGKKWRCSREAHPDSKYCEKHMHRGRNRAKKSIDQSQTAAPLTSPSLSFPNNIPSPTLSSSTTTTTTTTTTTTTYSASSSSPLAEAYSNSNRFGVGSSNNRGYFNNHSFDYPYPSTPPKQQQQQQQTLSHVSALSLHQNTSTPQLNVFASATDHKDFRYFQGIGERVGVGERTFFPEASRSFQDSPYHHQQPLATVVDNPYDCTTDHKFDHHHTYSSSSQHHHHDQDHRQQQQCFVLGADMFNKPTRTILENTSRQDYLNQEEEEKDSSDTKKSLHHFFGEEWTQNKNSSDSWLDLSSQSRLDTGS